One Palaemon carinicauda isolate YSFRI2023 chromosome 5, ASM3689809v2, whole genome shotgun sequence DNA window includes the following coding sequences:
- the LOC137641649 gene encoding uncharacterized protein isoform X2 — protein MEESMWNVSNNHYPSCMKEEPIAHDASASQSIWDREDGINVVEPVVEIKTGSDYIEGVDGMPPDLHERGGRPDYMYNSPGVVGGYNKNDLDLMLMYSEANKIKEHESGELCHEKGYPGMEQPMGVTKCEAVGGPDEMAMCQKTGPLMFSHSILEPETSDPQQNLLSISDVSQACMLKQYGGNEATSTNMSESDQANNGFEDRYRSPCPFCGNMFTHVIAHMMTAHSDVPMVAEAMSHEKGSPQRRALFIALKNKGHALYNKFSQEDCKDMEVPELGKDSSNPTQKVTCKYCSRNYKAHKIRYHYMKCSAYKESTNHNTFTFRREMRKQDHYKKCMNIMQAFPFVNEKVASEILARMRQDKITSHILNDPLLLKYAEVHSQGNVNPSFLHKVKQDLRNLGKLILSLREKDDNIQYMADVLKPSSFGLVVRCVQEHSGFNSVTCSYEHTSTPMNTGYTLRKCTELLKEEGLKTMDEGLIQQCNEFTDLMINDWKDCMSIDVARNRKREKLPLVQDIKALQLYFDREMNIGLKKLYESKAASHWRRLSRLTLGSIVLFNRGSSRKIDRMTMSDFENGCSSDTVLPELEDKLSHTEKQSATNLTKITINENAGKQVPILLKPLHIEAVKLMNELREAVGVVDNPFVFARPGGETPLRGDVVREFAHRAGLEQPNNITPSNLRKHVIVTNHLTSFPRRRESVPIKRRATNNFGGNNYNAEGYNHYDQTGKDSQEMTEDRVLEANGVTLMEPKLENDEGNLDDMKKEFNFRDSGNRYWFLGYNSSDFEFESGDDSDYEPNRRGRTKGGRSRKTGHKRHAGGAKKTEPAVDMEAPTSLPTHNMHSSHRNVRLYIRGKTRYTYCKWTEEEENAVFRNLGHHFKIGTLPGKRECLKVMNENKILQKRKWEDVKNFVRNKLVRLARTNSALQNSVREFCSTVPMSESSHDFCETAPVSDSSHEFCNNLQVSDSSREFCNTVPVSDSSHEFCNTAPVSDSNGEFCNSVPVSESNSQRLSLLSKGLSCFHL, from the exons GTGTTGTTGGTGGATATAACAAAAATGACTTGGACCTGATGCTAATGTACAGTGAAGCTAACAAAATTAAAGAACATGAAAGTGGTGAGCTTTGCCATGAGAAAGGCTACCCTGGGATGGAACAACCAATGGGTGTTACGAAGTGTGAGGCTGTTGGTGGTCCAGATGAAATGGCAATGTGCCAGAAGACAGGTCCTTTGATGTTCAGTCACTCAATTTTAGAACCAG AAACTTCAGATCCACAACAAAATCTCCTGTCCATATCAGATGTTTCTCAAGCATGCATGTTGAAGCAATATGGTGGTAATGAAGCTACATCAACCAATATGTCAGAGAGTGATCAAGCAAATAACGGTTTTGAAGATCGTTACAGAAGTCCTTGCCCATTCTGTGGAAACATGTTCACTCATGTTATTGCTCACATGATGACAGCTCATTCTGATGTCCCAATGGTGGCCGAGGCTATGTCCCATGAGAAGGGAAGTCCACAGAGAAGAGCTCTTTTCATAGCCCTCAAGAATAAAGGGCATGCCCTTTATAATAAGTTTTCTCAAGAAGATTGCAAAGATATGGAAGTTCCTGAGCTAGGGAAAGACTCGAGCAACCCAACTCAGAAAGTGACTTGTAAATATTGCTCCAGAAATTACAAAGCTCATAAGATTCGTTATCATTACATGAAATGTTCTGCTTACAAGGAGTCAACTAACCACAACACTTTTACCTTCAGAAGAGAAATGAGAAAGCAGGATCACTATAAGAAGTGTATGAACATAATGCAAGCATTTCCTTTTGTAAATGAGAAAGTAGCTAGTGAGATTCTGGCTCGCATGAGACAAGACAAAATCACGTCCCACATCCTGAATGACCCTCTGTTACTAAAGTATGCTGAGGTTCATTCTCAAGGAAATGTTAATCCTAGTTTTTTGCACAAAGTAAAACAGGATTTGCGAAATTTAGGGAAGCTAATTTTATCATTGAGAGAAAAGGATGACAACATACAATATATGGCAGATGTTTTGAAACCATCATCGTTTGGTCTTGTAGTGCGTTGTGTGCAGGAGCATTCAGGTTTTAATTCCGTTACTTGTTCATATGAACACACATCTACACCCATGAACACTGGTTATACTTTGAGGAAATGCACAGAATTGTTAAAAGAAGAGGGACTTAAAACAATGGATGAAGGGCTAATCCAGCAATGCAATGAATTTACAGATCTGATGATAAATGACTGGAAAGATTGCATGAGTATTGATGTGGCTCGTAACAGAAAGCGTGAAAAGCTGCCTCTTGTTCAGGACATCAAAGCTCTGCAGCTGTACTTTGATAGAGAAATGAATATTGGTCTGAAGAAATTATATGAAAGCAAAGCTGCAAGTCACTGGAGGAGGCTTTCAAGATTGACACTCGGGAGCATTGTTCTTTTTAATCGGGGGAGCAGCAGGAAAATTGACCGTATGACCATGAGTGACTTTGAAAATGGTTGTTCTTCAGACACTGTTTTGCCAGAATTGGAGGACAAACTTTCACACACAGAGAAACAGTCTGCGACTAACTTGACCAAAATAACTATCAATGAAAATGCTGGGAAACAGGTTCCCATTTTATTAAAGCCATTACACATTGAAGCTGTCAAACTAATGAATGAACTAAGGGAAGCTGTGGGTGTTGTAGATAATCCTTTTGTGTTTGCCCGACCAGGGGGCGAAACTCCTTTGAGAGGCGATGTCGTACGGGAATTTGCCCATCGGGCAGGCCTAGAACAACCAAATAATATTACACCGTCAAATTTAAGGAAGCATGTTATAGTCACTAACCACCTTACATCTTTTCCTCGTCGGCGGGAAAGTGTACCTATAAAACGTCGAGCAACAAATAATTTTGGAGGCAACAACTATAATGCGGAAG GTTACAATCATTATGATCAAACGGGAAAAGATTctcaagaaatgacagaggatagAGTGCTGGAGGCCAATGGTGTCACATTAATGGaaccaaaacttgaaaatgatgaaGGCAACTTAGACGACATGAAAAAGGAGTTCAATTTTAGAG ATAGTGGCAACAGATATTGGTTCTTGGGATATAATTCCTCAGATTTTGAGTTTGAATCTGGTGACGATTCTGATTATGAACCTAACAGGAGAGGGAGAACTAAAG GGGGAAGATCAAGGAAAACTGGACACAAACGTCATGCAGGTGGTGCAAAGAAGACTGAACCTGCTGTTGACATGGAAGCTCCCACAAGTTTACCTACACATAATATGCACTCCAGCCATAGGAATGTTCGTCTTTATATTAGAG GTAAAACAAGGTACACATATTGTAAATGGACTGAAGAAGAGGAGAATGCTGTATTCCGAAATCTTGGTCACCATTTTAAAATTGGAACTTTACCTGGGAAGAGGGAATGTCTCAaagttatgaatgaaaataaaatcctCCAAAAAAGAAAATGGGAGGACGTAAAGAATTTTGTGAGGAACAAACTAGTTCGCTTGGCCAGAACAAATTCTGCACTTCAGAATTCTGTCCGTGAGTTTTGTAGCACTGTCCCAATGTCTGAATCGAGTCATGATTTTTGTGAAACTGCCCCTGTATCTGATTCCAGTCATGAGTTTTGTAATAACCTTCAAGTATCTGATTCCAGTCGTGAGTTTTGCAACACAGTTCCAGTATCTGATTCCAGTCATGAGTTTTGTAACACTGCTCCAGTATCTGATTCCAATGGAGAGTTTTGCAACTCTGTTCCTGTGTCTGAATCTAACA gTCAACGGTTGTCTCTCTTAAGCAAAGGCCTTTCATGTTTTCACTTGTAG
- the LOC137641649 gene encoding uncharacterized protein isoform X4, whose amino-acid sequence MEESMWNVSNNHYPSCMKEEPIAHDASASQSIWDREDGINVVEPVVEIKTGSDYIEGVDGMPPDLHERGGRPDYMYNSPGVVGGYNKNDLDLMLMYSEANKIKEHESGELCHEKGYPGMEQPMGVTKCEAVGGPDEMAMCQKTGPLMFSHSILEPETSDPQQNLLSISDVSQACMLKQYGGNEATSTNMSESDQANNGFEDRYRSPCPFCGNMFTHVIAHMMTAHSDVPMVAEAMSHEKGSPQRRALFIALKNKGHALYNKFSQEDCKDMEVPELGKDSSNPTQKVTCKYCSRNYKAHKIRYHYMKCSAYKESTNHNTFTFRREMRKQDHYKKCMNIMQAFPFVNEKVASEILARMRQDKITSHILNDPLLLKYAEVHSQGNVNPSFLHKVKQDLRNLGKLILSLREKDDNIQYMADVLKPSSFGLVVRCVQEHSGFNSVTCSYEHTSTPMNTGYTLRKCTELLKEEGLKTMDEGLIQQCNEFTDLMINDWKDCMSIDVARNRKREKLPLVQDIKALQLYFDREMNIGLKKLYESKAASHWRRLSRLTLGSIVLFNRGSSRKIDRMTMSDFENGCSSDTVLPELEDKLSHTEKQSATNLTKITINENAGKQVPILLKPLHIEAVKLMNELREAVGVVDNPFVFARPGGETPLRGDVVREFAHRAGLEQPNNITPSNLRKHVIVTNHLTSFPRRRESVPIKRRATNNFGGNNYNAEGYNHYDQTGKDSQEMTEDRVLEANGVTLMEPKLENDEGNLDDMKKEFNFRDSGNRYWFLGYNSSDFEFESGDDSDYEPNRRGRTKGGRSRKTGHKRHAGGAKKTEPAVDMEAPTSLPTHNMHSSHRNVRLYIRGKTRYTYCKWTEEEENAVFRNLGHHFKIGTLPGKRECLKVMNENKILQKRKWEDVKNFVRNKLVRLARTNSALQNSVLVSFATQFQYLIPVMSFVTLLQYLIPMESFATLFLCLNLTVSIVTLFQHLNLTVSIVMLFQYLTTVVSCFMC is encoded by the exons GTGTTGTTGGTGGATATAACAAAAATGACTTGGACCTGATGCTAATGTACAGTGAAGCTAACAAAATTAAAGAACATGAAAGTGGTGAGCTTTGCCATGAGAAAGGCTACCCTGGGATGGAACAACCAATGGGTGTTACGAAGTGTGAGGCTGTTGGTGGTCCAGATGAAATGGCAATGTGCCAGAAGACAGGTCCTTTGATGTTCAGTCACTCAATTTTAGAACCAG AAACTTCAGATCCACAACAAAATCTCCTGTCCATATCAGATGTTTCTCAAGCATGCATGTTGAAGCAATATGGTGGTAATGAAGCTACATCAACCAATATGTCAGAGAGTGATCAAGCAAATAACGGTTTTGAAGATCGTTACAGAAGTCCTTGCCCATTCTGTGGAAACATGTTCACTCATGTTATTGCTCACATGATGACAGCTCATTCTGATGTCCCAATGGTGGCCGAGGCTATGTCCCATGAGAAGGGAAGTCCACAGAGAAGAGCTCTTTTCATAGCCCTCAAGAATAAAGGGCATGCCCTTTATAATAAGTTTTCTCAAGAAGATTGCAAAGATATGGAAGTTCCTGAGCTAGGGAAAGACTCGAGCAACCCAACTCAGAAAGTGACTTGTAAATATTGCTCCAGAAATTACAAAGCTCATAAGATTCGTTATCATTACATGAAATGTTCTGCTTACAAGGAGTCAACTAACCACAACACTTTTACCTTCAGAAGAGAAATGAGAAAGCAGGATCACTATAAGAAGTGTATGAACATAATGCAAGCATTTCCTTTTGTAAATGAGAAAGTAGCTAGTGAGATTCTGGCTCGCATGAGACAAGACAAAATCACGTCCCACATCCTGAATGACCCTCTGTTACTAAAGTATGCTGAGGTTCATTCTCAAGGAAATGTTAATCCTAGTTTTTTGCACAAAGTAAAACAGGATTTGCGAAATTTAGGGAAGCTAATTTTATCATTGAGAGAAAAGGATGACAACATACAATATATGGCAGATGTTTTGAAACCATCATCGTTTGGTCTTGTAGTGCGTTGTGTGCAGGAGCATTCAGGTTTTAATTCCGTTACTTGTTCATATGAACACACATCTACACCCATGAACACTGGTTATACTTTGAGGAAATGCACAGAATTGTTAAAAGAAGAGGGACTTAAAACAATGGATGAAGGGCTAATCCAGCAATGCAATGAATTTACAGATCTGATGATAAATGACTGGAAAGATTGCATGAGTATTGATGTGGCTCGTAACAGAAAGCGTGAAAAGCTGCCTCTTGTTCAGGACATCAAAGCTCTGCAGCTGTACTTTGATAGAGAAATGAATATTGGTCTGAAGAAATTATATGAAAGCAAAGCTGCAAGTCACTGGAGGAGGCTTTCAAGATTGACACTCGGGAGCATTGTTCTTTTTAATCGGGGGAGCAGCAGGAAAATTGACCGTATGACCATGAGTGACTTTGAAAATGGTTGTTCTTCAGACACTGTTTTGCCAGAATTGGAGGACAAACTTTCACACACAGAGAAACAGTCTGCGACTAACTTGACCAAAATAACTATCAATGAAAATGCTGGGAAACAGGTTCCCATTTTATTAAAGCCATTACACATTGAAGCTGTCAAACTAATGAATGAACTAAGGGAAGCTGTGGGTGTTGTAGATAATCCTTTTGTGTTTGCCCGACCAGGGGGCGAAACTCCTTTGAGAGGCGATGTCGTACGGGAATTTGCCCATCGGGCAGGCCTAGAACAACCAAATAATATTACACCGTCAAATTTAAGGAAGCATGTTATAGTCACTAACCACCTTACATCTTTTCCTCGTCGGCGGGAAAGTGTACCTATAAAACGTCGAGCAACAAATAATTTTGGAGGCAACAACTATAATGCGGAAG GTTACAATCATTATGATCAAACGGGAAAAGATTctcaagaaatgacagaggatagAGTGCTGGAGGCCAATGGTGTCACATTAATGGaaccaaaacttgaaaatgatgaaGGCAACTTAGACGACATGAAAAAGGAGTTCAATTTTAGAG ATAGTGGCAACAGATATTGGTTCTTGGGATATAATTCCTCAGATTTTGAGTTTGAATCTGGTGACGATTCTGATTATGAACCTAACAGGAGAGGGAGAACTAAAG GGGGAAGATCAAGGAAAACTGGACACAAACGTCATGCAGGTGGTGCAAAGAAGACTGAACCTGCTGTTGACATGGAAGCTCCCACAAGTTTACCTACACATAATATGCACTCCAGCCATAGGAATGTTCGTCTTTATATTAGAG GTAAAACAAGGTACACATATTGTAAATGGACTGAAGAAGAGGAGAATGCTGTATTCCGAAATCTTGGTCACCATTTTAAAATTGGAACTTTACCTGGGAAGAGGGAATGTCTCAaagttatgaatgaaaataaaatcctCCAAAAAAGAAAATGGGAGGACGTAAAGAATTTTGTGAGGAACAAACTAGTTCGCTTGGCCAGAACAAATTCTGCACTTCAGAATTCTGTCC TCGTGAGTTTTGCAACACAGTTCCAGTATCTGATTCCAGTCATGAGTTTTGTAACACTGCTCCAGTATCTGATTCCAATGGAGAGTTTTGCAACTCTGTTCCTGTGTCTGAATCTAACAGTGAGTATTGTAACTCTGTTCCAGCATCTGAATCTAACAGTGAGTATTGTAATGCTGTTCCAGTATCTGACCACAGTAGTTAGTTGTTTTATGTGTTGA
- the LOC137641649 gene encoding uncharacterized protein isoform X5, giving the protein MEESMWNVSNNHYPSCMKEEPIAHDASASQSIWDREDGINVVEPVVEIKTGSDYIEGVDGMPPDLHERGGRPDYMYNSPGVVGGYNKNDLDLMLMYSEANKIKEHESGELCHEKGYPGMEQPMGVTKCEAVGGPDEMAMCQKTGPLMFSHSILEPETSDPQQNLLSISDVSQACMLKQYGGNEATSTNMSESDQANNGFEDRYRSPCPFCGNMFTHVIAHMMTAHSDVPMVAEAMSHEKGSPQRRALFIALKNKGHALYNKFSQEDCKDMEVPELGKDSSNPTQKVTCKYCSRNYKAHKIRYHYMKCSAYKESTNHNTFTFRREMRKQDHYKKCMNIMQAFPFVNEKVASEILARMRQDKITSHILNDPLLLKYAEVHSQGNVNPSFLHKVKQDLRNLGKLILSLREKDDNIQYMADVLKPSSFGLVVRCVQEHSGFNSVTCSYEHTSTPMNTGYTLRKCTELLKEEGLKTMDEGLIQQCNEFTDLMINDWKDCMSIDVARNRKREKLPLVQDIKALQLYFDREMNIGLKKLYESKAASHWRRLSRLTLGSIVLFNRGSSRKIDRMTMSDFENGCSSDTVLPELEDKLSHTEKQSATNLTKITINENAGKQVPILLKPLHIEAVKLMNELREAVGVVDNPFVFARPGGETPLRGDVVREFAHRAGLEQPNNITPSNLRKHVIVTNHLTSFPRRRESVPIKRRATNNFGGNNYNAEGYNHYDQTGKDSQEMTEDRVLEANGVTLMEPKLENDEGNLDDMKKEFNFRDSGNRYWFLGYNSSDFEFESGDDSDYEPNRRGRTKGGRSRKTGHKRHAGGAKKTEPAVDMEAPTSLPTHNMHSSHRNVRLYIRGKTRYTYCKWTEEEENAVFRNLGHHFKIGTLPGKRECLKVMNENKILQKRKWEDVKNFVRNKLVRLARTNSALQNSVLVSFATQFQYLIPVMSFVTLLQYLIPMESFATLFLCLNLTVNGCLS; this is encoded by the exons GTGTTGTTGGTGGATATAACAAAAATGACTTGGACCTGATGCTAATGTACAGTGAAGCTAACAAAATTAAAGAACATGAAAGTGGTGAGCTTTGCCATGAGAAAGGCTACCCTGGGATGGAACAACCAATGGGTGTTACGAAGTGTGAGGCTGTTGGTGGTCCAGATGAAATGGCAATGTGCCAGAAGACAGGTCCTTTGATGTTCAGTCACTCAATTTTAGAACCAG AAACTTCAGATCCACAACAAAATCTCCTGTCCATATCAGATGTTTCTCAAGCATGCATGTTGAAGCAATATGGTGGTAATGAAGCTACATCAACCAATATGTCAGAGAGTGATCAAGCAAATAACGGTTTTGAAGATCGTTACAGAAGTCCTTGCCCATTCTGTGGAAACATGTTCACTCATGTTATTGCTCACATGATGACAGCTCATTCTGATGTCCCAATGGTGGCCGAGGCTATGTCCCATGAGAAGGGAAGTCCACAGAGAAGAGCTCTTTTCATAGCCCTCAAGAATAAAGGGCATGCCCTTTATAATAAGTTTTCTCAAGAAGATTGCAAAGATATGGAAGTTCCTGAGCTAGGGAAAGACTCGAGCAACCCAACTCAGAAAGTGACTTGTAAATATTGCTCCAGAAATTACAAAGCTCATAAGATTCGTTATCATTACATGAAATGTTCTGCTTACAAGGAGTCAACTAACCACAACACTTTTACCTTCAGAAGAGAAATGAGAAAGCAGGATCACTATAAGAAGTGTATGAACATAATGCAAGCATTTCCTTTTGTAAATGAGAAAGTAGCTAGTGAGATTCTGGCTCGCATGAGACAAGACAAAATCACGTCCCACATCCTGAATGACCCTCTGTTACTAAAGTATGCTGAGGTTCATTCTCAAGGAAATGTTAATCCTAGTTTTTTGCACAAAGTAAAACAGGATTTGCGAAATTTAGGGAAGCTAATTTTATCATTGAGAGAAAAGGATGACAACATACAATATATGGCAGATGTTTTGAAACCATCATCGTTTGGTCTTGTAGTGCGTTGTGTGCAGGAGCATTCAGGTTTTAATTCCGTTACTTGTTCATATGAACACACATCTACACCCATGAACACTGGTTATACTTTGAGGAAATGCACAGAATTGTTAAAAGAAGAGGGACTTAAAACAATGGATGAAGGGCTAATCCAGCAATGCAATGAATTTACAGATCTGATGATAAATGACTGGAAAGATTGCATGAGTATTGATGTGGCTCGTAACAGAAAGCGTGAAAAGCTGCCTCTTGTTCAGGACATCAAAGCTCTGCAGCTGTACTTTGATAGAGAAATGAATATTGGTCTGAAGAAATTATATGAAAGCAAAGCTGCAAGTCACTGGAGGAGGCTTTCAAGATTGACACTCGGGAGCATTGTTCTTTTTAATCGGGGGAGCAGCAGGAAAATTGACCGTATGACCATGAGTGACTTTGAAAATGGTTGTTCTTCAGACACTGTTTTGCCAGAATTGGAGGACAAACTTTCACACACAGAGAAACAGTCTGCGACTAACTTGACCAAAATAACTATCAATGAAAATGCTGGGAAACAGGTTCCCATTTTATTAAAGCCATTACACATTGAAGCTGTCAAACTAATGAATGAACTAAGGGAAGCTGTGGGTGTTGTAGATAATCCTTTTGTGTTTGCCCGACCAGGGGGCGAAACTCCTTTGAGAGGCGATGTCGTACGGGAATTTGCCCATCGGGCAGGCCTAGAACAACCAAATAATATTACACCGTCAAATTTAAGGAAGCATGTTATAGTCACTAACCACCTTACATCTTTTCCTCGTCGGCGGGAAAGTGTACCTATAAAACGTCGAGCAACAAATAATTTTGGAGGCAACAACTATAATGCGGAAG GTTACAATCATTATGATCAAACGGGAAAAGATTctcaagaaatgacagaggatagAGTGCTGGAGGCCAATGGTGTCACATTAATGGaaccaaaacttgaaaatgatgaaGGCAACTTAGACGACATGAAAAAGGAGTTCAATTTTAGAG ATAGTGGCAACAGATATTGGTTCTTGGGATATAATTCCTCAGATTTTGAGTTTGAATCTGGTGACGATTCTGATTATGAACCTAACAGGAGAGGGAGAACTAAAG GGGGAAGATCAAGGAAAACTGGACACAAACGTCATGCAGGTGGTGCAAAGAAGACTGAACCTGCTGTTGACATGGAAGCTCCCACAAGTTTACCTACACATAATATGCACTCCAGCCATAGGAATGTTCGTCTTTATATTAGAG GTAAAACAAGGTACACATATTGTAAATGGACTGAAGAAGAGGAGAATGCTGTATTCCGAAATCTTGGTCACCATTTTAAAATTGGAACTTTACCTGGGAAGAGGGAATGTCTCAaagttatgaatgaaaataaaatcctCCAAAAAAGAAAATGGGAGGACGTAAAGAATTTTGTGAGGAACAAACTAGTTCGCTTGGCCAGAACAAATTCTGCACTTCAGAATTCTGTCC TCGTGAGTTTTGCAACACAGTTCCAGTATCTGATTCCAGTCATGAGTTTTGTAACACTGCTCCAGTATCTGATTCCAATGGAGAGTTTTGCAACTCTGTTCCTGTGTCTGAATCTAACA gTCAACGGTTGTCTCTCTTAA